Part of the Halodesulfovibrio aestuarii DSM 17919 = ATCC 29578 genome, GTCCGGCATCAACACAACATTCTGCCGTTAAGCAACTCCAATCTAAAGTCCAACAAGCTGGTTTTACCTTGAGCTCACAAGCTGGCTCAAGTATGCGACGCACGTTTGGGACTCAATCAGCAATTTAATATGAACACATCCACTGCTCCAAGAGGCGTACGTCTCATAATTACACTCACTGGTCGTCGTAATGCAGGTAAATCTGCTCTTATTAACGCACTTGTAAATCAGGACGTTGCGATTGTTTCCGGACATCCCGGCACGACAACGGATCCTGTCGGCAAGCATTACGAATTACATCCAATAGGCCCTGTGACTTTTTTCGACACTGCAGGGCTTGATGACCACGGCGCTGTCGGTCAGCAACGCATGGCAGCCACTCGCAAAGTACTGCGCCGTACAGACATCGGTATACTGGTCGTAACGGAAGAAGGCATGCAGCAGGAAGAAAAGCGTTTGCTTAACGAACTTACTGAAATGAATCTTCCTGTCATCGTTGTTTTCAATAAATCAGATCTTACAACGCCGTCACAGGCTGATTTAGAAGCATGCTCCGGTCACTCCATAGTAACGGTTTCTGCCACCACAGGTGAAAACATTGATGAGCTAAAGCGGTTCATTGTTGCAACAGCACCTAAAGAACTTATTGAACCTCCCCTGCTGGTAAGCGATTTAATCGAACCTTCTCAGACAGTTGTCCTAGTTGCCCCTATTGATGGAGCAGCCCCTAAAGGCCGTCTTATTCTGCCACAAGTTCAAGTTCTGCGTGACGTATTGGATGCTAATGCCTTAGCGCTTACAGTAAAAGAAACAGAGCTTCCTGCGGCCCTTAGCGCACTTGCAGAACCTCCGGCTCTGGTTGTGACTGACTCACAGGTTATTCATGAAGTAGCAGAGATTGTGCCGGAAACTGTTCCACTCACAACCT contains:
- the hydF gene encoding [FeFe] hydrogenase H-cluster maturation GTPase HydF: MNTSTAPRGVRLIITLTGRRNAGKSALINALVNQDVAIVSGHPGTTTDPVGKHYELHPIGPVTFFDTAGLDDHGAVGQQRMAATRKVLRRTDIGILVVTEEGMQQEEKRLLNELTEMNLPVIVVFNKSDLTTPSQADLEACSGHSIVTVSATTGENIDELKRFIVATAPKELIEPPLLVSDLIEPSQTVVLVAPIDGAAPKGRLILPQVQVLRDVLDANALALTVKETELPAALSALAEPPALVVTDSQVIHEVAEIVPETVPLTTFSTLFARYKGDLPKLVDGAASIDDLKDGDTILMYESCSHHAVDDDIGRVKLPNWIKQYTGKDLTFELFAGHDLPDNLNQYSLAIMCGGCMSNRSEMMRRIRDLNAHNVPTTNYGVAISKVQGVLDRVVQPLGI